One Cervus canadensis isolate Bull #8, Minnesota chromosome 13, ASM1932006v1, whole genome shotgun sequence DNA segment encodes these proteins:
- the LAX1 gene encoding lymphocyte transmembrane adapter 1 isoform X1 → MDVTTSVHSETTGRTSEPSTLQGTLGSLDKAEDHSSSIFSGFAALLAILLVVAVFCVLWNCSKRKKRQVPYLRVTLMPLLTLPRPRQRAKNIYDLLPRRQEEPGRHPSRSIRIVSTESLLSRNSDSPPSEHVPSQAGDALHVHGAHTHAMGYAVGIYDNAMRPQLCGNLAPSAHYVNVRASRSYPSTSSEESRDYVNIPTAKEIAETLASTSNPPGNLFILPSTKELALSEEIDEGCGNTSDCTSLGSPGTENSDPLSDGEGSSQTSNDYVNVAELDLGTPQGKQLRGMFQCRRDYENVPPGPSSNKQQEEEVTSSNTDHVEGRTDGPETHIPPAVQSGSFLALKDYVACQSSAHSENGPWKCAEETSSEDSHDYENV, encoded by the exons AGCTGAAGAccacagcagcagcatcttttctGGGTTTGCGGCTCTCCTTGCCATCCTCCTGGTTGTTGCAGTTTTCTGCGTCCTGTGGAACTGCAGTAAACGGAAGAAGC GGCAAGTTCCCTACCTCCGAGTTACCCTCATGCCCTTGTTGACTCTGCCTCGACCCAGACAACGAGCCAAAAATATTTATGACCTCTTGCCCCGAAGACAAGAAGAGCCGG GAAGACATCCCTCAAGGAGCATCCGTATTGTCAGCACCGAAAGCCTCCTCTCCAGGAATTCTGACAGCCCTCCCTCAGAGCATGTG CCCTCCCAAGCAGGCGATGCCCTCCACGTGCACGGAGCCCATACTCACGCCATGGGGTATGCAGTGGGCATCTATGACAATGCCATGCGGCCCCAGTTGTGTGGAAATCTTGCTCCCTCAGCTCACTATGTCAATGTCAGAGCTTCAAGAAGTTATCCGAGCACTTCTTCAGAGGAGTCAAGAGATTATGTCAATATCCCCACAGCAAAGGAGATTGCTGAGACTTTGGCTTCTACCAGTAACCCTCCTGGGAACCTCTTCATCCTCCCAAGTACCAAGGAGCTGGCGCTGTCTGAAGAAATAGATGAGGGTTGTGGGAATAccagtgactgcaccagtttggggtctccaggaactgAGAACAGTGATCCACTCAGCGATGGGGAAGGGTCTTCTCAGACCTCAAATGACTATGTCAACGTGGCAGAGTTGGATCTCGGGACCCCCCAAGGGAAGCAGCTCCGGGGAATGTTTCAGTGCCGCAGGGATTATGAAAATGTACCACCAGGTCCCAGTAGCAAcaagcagcaggaggaggaagtgacatCCTCAAACACAGACCACGTAGAGGGCAGGACAGATGGTCCAGAGACCCACATCCCACCTGCTGTGCAGTCAGGGAGCTTCCTGGCTTTAAAGGATTATGTGGCCTGTCAGTCGTCTGCCCACAGTGAGAACGGGCCGTGGAAATGTGCAGAAGAGACGTCAAGTGAGGACTCTCACGACTATGAGAATGTGTGA
- the LAX1 gene encoding lymphocyte transmembrane adapter 1 isoform X2, with amino-acid sequence MSPRQCTRRPQGGPQSPALCREPSAAWTRQVPYLRVTLMPLLTLPRPRQRAKNIYDLLPRRQEEPGRHPSRSIRIVSTESLLSRNSDSPPSEHVPSQAGDALHVHGAHTHAMGYAVGIYDNAMRPQLCGNLAPSAHYVNVRASRSYPSTSSEESRDYVNIPTAKEIAETLASTSNPPGNLFILPSTKELALSEEIDEGCGNTSDCTSLGSPGTENSDPLSDGEGSSQTSNDYVNVAELDLGTPQGKQLRGMFQCRRDYENVPPGPSSNKQQEEEVTSSNTDHVEGRTDGPETHIPPAVQSGSFLALKDYVACQSSAHSENGPWKCAEETSSEDSHDYENV; translated from the exons GGCAAGTTCCCTACCTCCGAGTTACCCTCATGCCCTTGTTGACTCTGCCTCGACCCAGACAACGAGCCAAAAATATTTATGACCTCTTGCCCCGAAGACAAGAAGAGCCGG GAAGACATCCCTCAAGGAGCATCCGTATTGTCAGCACCGAAAGCCTCCTCTCCAGGAATTCTGACAGCCCTCCCTCAGAGCATGTG CCCTCCCAAGCAGGCGATGCCCTCCACGTGCACGGAGCCCATACTCACGCCATGGGGTATGCAGTGGGCATCTATGACAATGCCATGCGGCCCCAGTTGTGTGGAAATCTTGCTCCCTCAGCTCACTATGTCAATGTCAGAGCTTCAAGAAGTTATCCGAGCACTTCTTCAGAGGAGTCAAGAGATTATGTCAATATCCCCACAGCAAAGGAGATTGCTGAGACTTTGGCTTCTACCAGTAACCCTCCTGGGAACCTCTTCATCCTCCCAAGTACCAAGGAGCTGGCGCTGTCTGAAGAAATAGATGAGGGTTGTGGGAATAccagtgactgcaccagtttggggtctccaggaactgAGAACAGTGATCCACTCAGCGATGGGGAAGGGTCTTCTCAGACCTCAAATGACTATGTCAACGTGGCAGAGTTGGATCTCGGGACCCCCCAAGGGAAGCAGCTCCGGGGAATGTTTCAGTGCCGCAGGGATTATGAAAATGTACCACCAGGTCCCAGTAGCAAcaagcagcaggaggaggaagtgacatCCTCAAACACAGACCACGTAGAGGGCAGGACAGATGGTCCAGAGACCCACATCCCACCTGCTGTGCAGTCAGGGAGCTTCCTGGCTTTAAAGGATTATGTGGCCTGTCAGTCGTCTGCCCACAGTGAGAACGGGCCGTGGAAATGTGCAGAAGAGACGTCAAGTGAGGACTCTCACGACTATGAGAATGTGTGA